From Rhodamnia argentea isolate NSW1041297 chromosome 10, ASM2092103v1, whole genome shotgun sequence, a single genomic window includes:
- the LOC115739276 gene encoding guanosine nucleotide diphosphate dissociation inhibitor 2: MDEEYDVIVLGTGLKECILSGLLSVDGLKVLHMDRNDYYGAESTSLNLIQLWKKFRNSDKPPAHLGSSRDYNVDMVPKFMMANGTLVRVLIHTDVTKYLYFKAVDGSYVFNKGKVHKVPATDMEALKSPLMGMFEKRRARKFFIYVQDYIENDPKTHEGMDLTRITTRELIAKYGLDDNTMDFIGHALALHRDDRFLNEPALDTVKRMKLYAESLARFQGGSPYIYPLYGLGELPQAFARLSAVYGGTYMLNKPECKVEFDDEGKVIGVTSEGETAKCKKVVCDPSYLPNKVRKIGKVARAICIMSHPIPNTNDSHSVQVIIPQKQLGRRSDMYLFCCSYSHNVAPKGKFIAFVSAEAETDRPEIELKPGVDLLGPVDEIFYDTYDRYEPVNEPSLDNCFISTSYDATTHFESTVVDVLNMYTMITGKVLDLSVDLSAASAAEE; encoded by the exons ATGGATGAGGAGTATGACGTCATCGTGCTCGGGACTGGCCTCAAGGAGTGCATCCTCAGCGGCCTCCTCTCCGTCGACGGCCTCAAG GTTTTGCACATGGATAGGAATGATTATTATGGAGCAGAGTCAACATCACTTAATCTCATTCAG CTCTGGAAGAAATTTAGGAATAGTGATAAACCTCCTGCACATTTGGGTTCTAGCAGGGATTATAATGTTGACATGGTCCCAAAG TTTATGATGGCAAATGGTACTCTGGTGCGAGTCCTCATTCATACAGATGTTACCAAGTATCTGTACTTCAAAGCTGTGGATGGCAGCTATGTCTTCAATAAGGGAAAG GTTCACAAAGTGCCTGCTACTGACATGGAAGCACTTAAATCTCCACTCATGGGCATGTTTGAGAAGCGTCGAGCTCGAAAGTTCTTCATATACGTTCAAGATTATATTGAAAATGATCCAAAGACACATGAGGGGATGGATTTGACACGTATAACAACGAGAGAACTGATAGC AAAATATGGTCTGGATGACAACACCATGGATTTTATTGGCCATGCCTTGGCGCTCCATAGAGATGACCGGTTCCTAAATGAGCCTGCCCTGGATACTGTTAAGAGAATGAAG CTCTATGCAGAGTCACTTGCTCGTTTTCAAGGAGGATCTCCCTACATTTACCCTTTGTATGGGTTGGGAGAGCTCCCTCAG GCATTTGCACGGCTTAGTGCTGTATATGGTGGGACTTACATGTTGAACAAACCGGAATGCaag GTGGAGTTCGACGATGAAGGCAAAGTCATTGGTGTCACATCAGAGGGCGAAACTGCTAAATGCAAAAAAGTTGTTTGTGACCCTTCGTACTTGCCTAACAAG GTTAGGAAAATTGGGAAGGTCGCCAGGGCAATCTGTATTATGAGCCATCCGATCCCAAACACCAATGATTCTCACTCAGTGCAGGTTATTATCCCACAGAAACAGTTGGGTCGCAGATCAGATAT GTATCTTTTCTGTTGTTCATACTCTCATAATGTCGCGCCAAAGGGCAAATTCATTGCATTTGTTTCCGCGGAGGCTGAAACTGATCGACCTGAGATTGAACTGAAGCCAGGGGTTGATCTGCTGGGACCTGTTGATGAGATCTTTTATGACACTTATGATAGATATGAACCAGTCAATGAACCTTCTCTTGACAACTGCTTCATATCAACT AGTTATGATGCGACAACCCACTTCGAGTCGACTGTTGTGGATGTGCTTAACATGTATACCATGATCACTGGAAAG GTTCTTGACCTCAGCGTGGATTTGAGCGCTGCCAGTGCTGCGGAGGAATGA